A window of Burkholderiaceae bacterium DAT-1 genomic DNA:
CATCTTGCAGGATGCGATGGGCAGGCCCTTCCAAATCATCGAATTGTCCGCTGCGTGTGGCCCACCAGAAAAGCAAAGCGGCGCCGCCAGCAACTAGCAGTGAAATGGGGATAAGAATGTAAAGGCTTTCCATACCTTACCTTTAAGTGAGCTGACGGCTGGTCGTGTGCTTAACGGGAGGCGCAAGTCGGATCGCATTCATCACCACCAGTAGCGAACTGAGTGCCATACCCAGGCTGGCCAGCCAAGGCGTAATCCAACCTGCCATTGCAACAGGAAGGGCAATCGCATTATATAGAACCGCCCAAATTAGATTCTGACGGATGACTTGGCGAGACTTGCGAGCCAGCTGCAAGGCATCTGTAATCATGCCGATACTGCCAGACAGTACGGCATCTCCTGCGGCTTGTGCAGTTTCAGTGCCGGTGCCGATGGCAATGGAAGTATCGGCAGCGGCAAGCACCGGCGCATCGTTGATGCCGTCACCCACCATGAGCACCACGCGACCGTCGTGCTGCAGCCCTTGTACGTAGGCAAGTTTGTCGTCCGGCGTGGCACGCGCTCGCACGTGATCAATGCCCATTGTGGCAGCGAGCTTTGCTACTGCCCCTTCGCTATCACCACTGAGCAAATGTACGCGAAGACCTTGTTGCTTCAATTGCATGATGAGTGCAGGGGTCTCCTGGCGAGCCGTATCCCCAAGGGCAAAGGCAGCAATCCATTCCGATGATGTCCCCAGATAGACGACTGTAGCGTCACTCATCCAATCCGAAAAGGGAAAGGCTGCAGTGCAGGTGGGTGCGACAAATTGAAATGTTCCAAGGCGATAGACAGCACCATCGATGGTGGCCGAAACGCCGCTCCCCGGAATATTGCTAAAGTCTTGCGCATGGAGCGTGGCGGGAGGCGCATGTTGACGAATCGCGTGCGCAATCGGATGCTCCGATGCGGACTCAAGGATTGCAGCCAACTCATGCGCGTATGCCTGGGTGATGCCGGCTCGGACGGAAATCGACTGGATGGCAAGCTTGCCTTCGGTGAGCGTACCGGTCTTGTCGAATACGATGTCGGTCACGCGGGGCAGAGTATCAAGTGTGTGTCCGCGCGTGATTAACAGACCTAGACGTGCCATGTGGCCTGTTGCTGCCGTCATGGCAGCCGGGGTGGCGAGCGAAAGCGCGCACGGGCAGGAGATGACGAGCACGGCAACCGTGATTGGCAAGGCACGATCCGGGTCGATTTGATACCACAAAGCGAAAGTGGCGATTGCAGCCAGCAGTAGCAGCCCAACAAACCATGCTGCAACCTTATCCGCCAAGATTGCTGCTCGCGGCTTTTCGGCGAGCGCTTTATCCAGTAGGCGGACAATTCCGGCCAGGCGCGTGGATTCTCCGGTTCGTTCTATTCGGACAACTAAAGGCGCATCCTGATTCAGTGTACCTCCGGTCACCTCTGCGCCAGCCGACTTATCAATTGGCCGAGCTTCTCCGGTCATCAAGGACTCATCAGCATGACTGGCGCCCTCTAGCACAACGCCATCAGCCGGAAAGGACTCACCCGGCTTGACTAGAATCGTATCGCCGGCAAGTAGACGCGCGACCGGTGTTGCTTCAGTCTCACTTGACCCAGGCCATCGCACAAAGCGATGCGCGAATGCCGGCATCAGTTTGACGAGTGATTCTGCCGCCTCACCTGCGCGCCTGCGTGCAACACCTTCCAGATAACGGCCACCCAGCAGTAGAAAGACAAACATTGACACGGAGTCGTAGTAAATGGCGCCATGTCCGGTCCAGTTGGCGTACACACTTGCGATAAAGGCTGCCAGTACGCCAACGACGACGGGCACATCCATGCCTGCGCGCCCCGCTTTCAGGTCGCGCCACGCACCCTGATAAAATGGCAGGCAGGAATAGAACACCACGGGCAGCGTCAGCACGCAACTTGCCCATTGCATGAGCTGTTCCATTGCAGGCGTGATGGTTTCAGGGTCTGCCATGTAAATTGGCACCGCATACATCATCACCTGCATCATCGACAGACCGGCAATCCATAGTCGCGTAAGGGACTTTTTGCGGGCGGCTTCATGCAATTGCTGGCTTTTGCCCGGATCGTAGGGATGGGCGCGATAGCCGATGGCGGCAATTTGCTCCAGAACAGTAGAGAGCTGAATGCGACCATTATCCCAGCGCAGGCGGGCACGGTGAGTGGTGTAATTGATGCTGATTTCAAGCACACCGGGTAGGCGACTAATGTGACGCTCATTTAACCAGATACAGGCTGCGCAGGTAATGCCTTCAAGGATTAGTGCCGCTTCACGCACATGATCGGCATCAACATGAACAAAGCTGGCTTGTAACTCGGGGGTGTCAAAGAGCTTGAGCGAGGCTTGCAGCTCATCGGGTAGCGCCTCCGCGCGACCGGCAGGCGCTTCTCGGCTTTCGTAATACGAATCCAGTCCTGCATCGATAATGGTTTTGGCGACGGCCTGACATCCTGTGCAGCAGGTCGCGTATTCGGCTTTGCGCCAGCTGACCGGATAGCGTGCCGGGTTCAGATCATCGGGGGCGACAGATTCGCCGCAATGAAAGCAAGTCGTGTTCATGGGGCGGCATTCTAACTGGGAAATGCCGCAGAAGATTTGCGTTGGCGCAATCCGATTGCGTCAAGGCTGATTATTTTGGGGCATTAGCGAGTTTGTAAACCGTTTTGCCTACGAGTGAAAACAGGTGGTTGGCTTGGTACAAGTTTTCCGAATGCCCGACAAATAGCAATCCATGAGGTTTCAGCATGGGCATAAAACGCTGCAGAATATTCAATTGTGTCTGACGGTCAAAGTAGATCATGACATTCCGGCAGAAAATGGCATCCAGCGGACCCCGAACTTGCCAGGTTGCATCGATCAGGTTTTGTCTGCGGAAGGTAATCAGGCTTCGCAGCTCCTGCTTGACCTGAAATTGCCCGTCGGGAAGCACATTGAAGAAGCGCTGCTTTTGCGCGGGTGTAATCTTTTCGAAGCGATCGGCTGGGTAGATGCCTGCTTCCGCAATCTTGAGTACATTGGTATCTAGATCGGTCGCGACGATACGGACATTGGGACGTAATGTATCGAAGGCTTCGCAAGCGGTCATCGCCAGTGTGTAGGGTTCTTCCCCGGTACTGGATGCAGCACACCAGATATTCAGTTGACCATCGCCCTTGTGTGCTTTCAGCAAGTCTGCGAGCACAGGGAAGTGGTGACCTTCACGAAAGAAGGAGGTGAGATTGGTGGTTAGCGAATTAATAAAGGCTTCCCACTCTGCCGCATTTCCACGCTCCAGCATGCTCAGATAATCGGCAAAGGAAGCCAGCTTATGGTGGCGCAGTCGCTTTGCCAGCCGACCGTAAACCATATCCTGCTTGCCGTCACTTAGCGCAATCCCCGCATAGTCGTAAATCATTTTTTTCACCCGATCAAAATCCTGATCGGTGAATTTGAATTCACGAGAGGTCGGGGGAAGAGGGGCGAGCGGAGGAATCTGCAGGCTCGTTAATTTGGGGGGATTATGCTGATCACTCATGGTGCTTTGATCATAGCAAGCAAGAAGAGGTGCGCAAGCGCTGCAAGCGATCATGGCATGTTGCTGGACGAGTGGTATTCGCCAGCCATTCCTTTGCCGCATGCAGTTATGACACGCCCTACTTCATGCAACGAGTCGACAGGCGGCAAACGGTTCAGGCTCGATTTGATGCAAACATGCAATTTGCATGAAATCTATGCCTGGCGCCGCGTTCCGTGGCATTTATACTACGGAGCAAGTGCTTGATTTGTATTGAAATGAGGCATCTGAGGAGGTGAATCTCAATAAATCGGTTAAACGATTGTTTGAAAAACGCATCATTGCTGATACGATTGTCCCATGAACTTGCTGGATGACGGGTCAGTAAGCGTCAAACCCCATCCAGAGTCGATTACAGAGGAGATGTGCATGGCTACGTATCGCGCCCCATTGCGGGATATGCAATTTGTACTGCATGAACTTCTGCAGGTTGAGCAGACGCTGGCGACTTTGCCAGGTCATGAAGAAGTCAACCGTGATCTGATCGACTCGGTACTGGAAGAAGCAGCAAAGTTTGCCGAAGGCGTGCTGTTCCCCCTCAATCGCAGTGGTGATGAGGAAGGTTGCACACTGAAAGACGGCGTGGTGACTACGCCCAAGGGTTTCAAGGAAGCCTATCAGCAGTTCTGCGAGGGCGGCTGGACCGGTCTGGATTGCGATCCGGAATATGGTGGTCAGGGCCTGCCGAAGACGCTGAGTTTTCCGGTTTCGGAAATGAATATCGCCTGCAATATGGCGTGGTCGATGTATCCGGGTCTGAGCCACGGTGCATATGCAGCCATCCATGCTCATGGCTCGCCAGAGCAGAAGGCAACCTATCTGCCGAAGCTGGTAGATGGCACCTGGACAGGCACCATGTGCCTGACCGAGCCGCACTGCGGTACGGATCTCGGACTGCTGAAAACCCGTGCTGAAGCAGCAGGGGATGGTAGCTACAAGATTACCGGCACCAAGATTTTCATTTCGTCGGGTGAGCACGAGATGAGCGATAACATCATTCACTTGGTGCTTGCGCGTTTGCCGGACTCACCCAAGGATATCAAGGGCATTTCGCTGTTTATTGTGCCCAAATTCAAGCTCGATGCTGAAGGCAACGTGGCTGAGCGCAATGCGGTGAGCTGCGGCTCGCTGGAGCACAAGATGGGCATCAAGGCGAATGCCACTTGTGTGATGAATTTCGATGGCGCGACTGGCTATCTCATCGGTGAAGTGAACAAGGGCATGAGCTGTATGTTCACCATGATGAATGCGGCGCGTCTAGGGGTTGGCCAGCAGGGTCTGGCCATCAACGAAGTAGCGTATCAAAGCGCCCTGCAGTACGCAAAAGACCGCCTGCAAATGCGAGGCATGAATGGTGCAGTTCAGCCAGAAAAACCAGCTGATCCGATCATCGTGCATCCGGATGTGCGCCGCATGTTGCTGACGATGAAGGCTTACGCAGAGGCTGGTCGTGCATTGTCGACCTGGCTGGCTGTGTTGCTGGATGTTGAAGAACGCTCGACGGATGCCGAAGCGCGTCAGGATGCGGCTGATCTGGTTGCGCTGCTGATTCCGGTAGCCAAGGCTTTCCTGACTGATAACGGGTTTGAAGCGGCTAATCACGGTGTTCAGGTGTATGGCGGCCACGGTTTCATACGTGAGTGGGGCATGGAGCAGTTTGTGCGCGATGCGCGGATTGCCCTGCTGTATGAAGGCACCAATGGCATTCAGGCACTGGATCTAATGGGTCGCAAGGTGCTGCTGGATCAAGGTGCCAAGCTTCGTAAATTTACTAAGCTGGTGCACAAGTTCTGCGAAGCCAATCGCGACGTAGACGGTATGAGCGAGTTTGTGACACCACTGGCTGCACTGCTGAAGCAGGTGGGCGATGTGACGATGAAGATCGGCATGGCTGCCATGAAGAACAAGGATGAGGCGGGTGCTGCGGCAAGCGACTACCTGCGTCTGATCGGGCATCTGGTGTTTGGCTGGTTCTGGGCACGCATGGCGCTGATTGCGCTGGGTAAGTCTGACGAGCCGTTCTATCAGGCCAAGCTGGCAACAGCACGTTTTTACTTCGCCAGAGTCATGCCCGAAACGCATGCACTGGCAGCCAAGATTGCAGGTGGCGCAGCGCCCCTGATGGCACTGGACGCGGAGTTTTTCGCGTTCTGATTTAACGAATCTCCACCGCCGGCGCGGTAGGCACGTCGTCCTTCGGGATCCAGTGCGTCGACGGTTTTTGGGAACTTGCCAGATTTTGTTCGGGCAGGTTTGACGGTGTGGTTCTGCCTACACTTGGGTACTTGGCGCTCCGGAGCAATCCGGGGCGCATTTTTTTTCGAGAGTTTTGCCCGATTCTCTGAAGGAAGAAGTATCTGCCGGAAACGAAAATTCAACGCATCGCGTTGGAGCAAGGTAAAATCCGGCCTTTGAGAACATGGGCAATGCACTAAGCGGCCCATAAAATCGGTTTAGTGGAGGCATGCATGGCAAAACAGCCTGCACCAAAGAGTTTCGAAACCGCGCTGTCCGAGCTGGAAACCTTGATCGCCGATATGGAACGTGGCGAGATGACGCTAGATGCGTCGCTATCTGCCTACCAGCGGGGCGGTGAACTGGTGCGCTATTGTCAGGGGCAGCTGGAAGCAGCGGAACGCCAGGTAGAAGTGCTAGATGGCGACATGCTCAAGCCGCTCGATACCGCACCTGCTCAGGAGTCGTAAAGGATGCAAGATTTCAAGACCTGGTCGTTTGCCATTCAAAACCAGATGGAAATGACGCTGGGTGCAGTATTGCCTCCGGCCGATCACGTGCCGCAGCGACTGCATGCGGCCATGCGATACGCCG
This region includes:
- the ccoS gene encoding cbb3-type cytochrome oxidase assembly protein CcoS codes for the protein MESLYILIPISLLVAGGAALLFWWATRSGQFDDLEGPAHRILQDDDDPRPPQE
- the cadA gene encoding cadmium-translocating P-type ATPase produces the protein MNTTCFHCGESVAPDDLNPARYPVSWRKAEYATCCTGCQAVAKTIIDAGLDSYYESREAPAGRAEALPDELQASLKLFDTPELQASFVHVDADHVREAALILEGITCAACIWLNERHISRLPGVLEISINYTTHRARLRWDNGRIQLSTVLEQIAAIGYRAHPYDPGKSQQLHEAARKKSLTRLWIAGLSMMQVMMYAVPIYMADPETITPAMEQLMQWASCVLTLPVVFYSCLPFYQGAWRDLKAGRAGMDVPVVVGVLAAFIASVYANWTGHGAIYYDSVSMFVFLLLGGRYLEGVARRRAGEAAESLVKLMPAFAHRFVRWPGSSETEATPVARLLAGDTILVKPGESFPADGVVLEGASHADESLMTGEARPIDKSAGAEVTGGTLNQDAPLVVRIERTGESTRLAGIVRLLDKALAEKPRAAILADKVAAWFVGLLLLAAIATFALWYQIDPDRALPITVAVLVISCPCALSLATPAAMTAATGHMARLGLLITRGHTLDTLPRVTDIVFDKTGTLTEGKLAIQSISVRAGITQAYAHELAAILESASEHPIAHAIRQHAPPATLHAQDFSNIPGSGVSATIDGAVYRLGTFQFVAPTCTAAFPFSDWMSDATVVYLGTSSEWIAAFALGDTARQETPALIMQLKQQGLRVHLLSGDSEGAVAKLAATMGIDHVRARATPDDKLAYVQGLQHDGRVVLMVGDGINDAPVLAAADTSIAIGTGTETAQAAGDAVLSGSIGMITDALQLARKSRQVIRQNLIWAVLYNAIALPVAMAGWITPWLASLGMALSSLLVVMNAIRLAPPVKHTTSRQLT
- a CDS encoding chemotaxis protein CheR, whose amino-acid sequence is MSDQHNPPKLTSLQIPPLAPLPPTSREFKFTDQDFDRVKKMIYDYAGIALSDGKQDMVYGRLAKRLRHHKLASFADYLSMLERGNAAEWEAFINSLTTNLTSFFREGHHFPVLADLLKAHKGDGQLNIWCAASSTGEEPYTLAMTACEAFDTLRPNVRIVATDLDTNVLKIAEAGIYPADRFEKITPAQKQRFFNVLPDGQFQVKQELRSLITFRRQNLIDATWQVRGPLDAIFCRNVMIYFDRQTQLNILQRFMPMLKPHGLLFVGHSENLYQANHLFSLVGKTVYKLANAPK
- a CDS encoding acyl-CoA dehydrogenase C-terminal domain-containing protein produces the protein MATYRAPLRDMQFVLHELLQVEQTLATLPGHEEVNRDLIDSVLEEAAKFAEGVLFPLNRSGDEEGCTLKDGVVTTPKGFKEAYQQFCEGGWTGLDCDPEYGGQGLPKTLSFPVSEMNIACNMAWSMYPGLSHGAYAAIHAHGSPEQKATYLPKLVDGTWTGTMCLTEPHCGTDLGLLKTRAEAAGDGSYKITGTKIFISSGEHEMSDNIIHLVLARLPDSPKDIKGISLFIVPKFKLDAEGNVAERNAVSCGSLEHKMGIKANATCVMNFDGATGYLIGEVNKGMSCMFTMMNAARLGVGQQGLAINEVAYQSALQYAKDRLQMRGMNGAVQPEKPADPIIVHPDVRRMLLTMKAYAEAGRALSTWLAVLLDVEERSTDAEARQDAADLVALLIPVAKAFLTDNGFEAANHGVQVYGGHGFIREWGMEQFVRDARIALLYEGTNGIQALDLMGRKVLLDQGAKLRKFTKLVHKFCEANRDVDGMSEFVTPLAALLKQVGDVTMKIGMAAMKNKDEAGAAASDYLRLIGHLVFGWFWARMALIALGKSDEPFYQAKLATARFYFARVMPETHALAAKIAGGAAPLMALDAEFFAF
- a CDS encoding exodeoxyribonuclease VII small subunit yields the protein MAKQPAPKSFETALSELETLIADMERGEMTLDASLSAYQRGGELVRYCQGQLEAAERQVEVLDGDMLKPLDTAPAQES